The Rhododendron vialii isolate Sample 1 chromosome 1a, ASM3025357v1 region TGATATTTCTATGATTCAATGCTACAATTGCCAAGCAATGGGGCATTATAGCCTCGACTGCCCGAAACCACAGTGGGAGAGGCCTCGAGTGAATGGAAGTCAACCACCTCAACAATTCGGACAGACTGGTTTTGCTAATCAAAATCACGGTGGGCCTGAACATCAGAACAACAAACAATTCCAACCTCAGCAACACAATTGGAAAGGGAAGCAGCCGATGGAAACTCAACAGAATGCTAGAGGGTGTGTCTTTGCCTTACAGGCTGAGCAGGAAGAACAGGatctgtagggggatgaaaacaattggtacttcggatcaactggattgcaacggcttattcgtacctttccaccggaaccctagctcgacgtctgaaccctaatctgcaaaatagacagggggtgagcgcacctttgcctctcgtggcaaaggccctccgatgcctttgttagtatcacgtactagaaaactcaaccctaattatcagtaggaaagcaataataatgcaatgtattgcgtacctttcacctctaggtttatctcatatttatagatttatggatgcttgctgcccaagcgttcctgttgccataggattcctaactcgtataggaaacccaggatatcaaggagtctcgtttcctttatcagtttatggaaaagagtccttttaggattcttttcctttaagagccgaacatcccatattcgttgggtatctctctcagatcctatattcttgggatctttatccctttatgggacatgactactctggaatcttccagagtattccctctgctcctactctcgatttagagctccttccttgttcggctgtctcatagccgaacagacttcctggaccagggacttcacatgtaacttggttcaAATGTAAACAGAAtatctcctatctgccgaacagatagtttactccagtgacttgtcgtgtcattgacctttattcagccgaacagattgcatggaccaaggacttcacatgtctttgttccatatcgctgttcttcatactgcccggcgataagtccagtcgtatttaccacgtgttcccaaacatcacgtgtttggtaactaaatgtatctgctcgggaatacctccctacaggatccttctgtgatccaaggtacactaCTATTATTCAGTACTTGTGTACAAGCTTTATTTGATTCAGGACCATCACCCTCGTTTATATCTACCGCCTGCGTATCTGCACTAGGATTAGAAATAGAACCCCTAAAATCAAGCATGATGGTAGCATCACCTTTGGGTGGGAAGTTAGCTGTTAATCTAATTTGTAAAGGGCGTGAGATAGAGGTAGCTGATCTGCGTCTATCCTATGACTTCCGAGGGATCGATATGGCTGACTTCGATATAATTTTGGGAATGGACTGGTTGTCATCCCACCGAGTTGTCATAGACTGCCACCAGAAAATGGTGACGGCTTACACTCCTGACGGAACTTGCATCAAATTTAAGGGAAATAGACAAACTCCGAAATCCACGACAAGACGAACAAGGTGGCAGTACCAactttttggatggctcgctagCCTCAAGTTGGAAAAAACTGATCAAATGGAGCTGGGACTACCCCACATTGTCTACGAGTATGCAGACGTAtttcctgaagaacttcctgggtTGCCACCACAGTGAGAGCTAGACTTCACCATTGAACTCCAACCTGGAACTGCACCAATCTCTATAGCCCCATACAGAATGGCACCAGCCGAACTGAAGGAACTCAAGATTCaacttgtagacaccccaatctgggcctcTGAATAATCTTaagttccccgatgatgaaataaggaaaattataccttcaaggcttggattgttgctcctttgttactccttctctaaaccttTAGAAAACCCCTTTCCAAACATGTATAGTGGCCCCCggttaattgcaaaaagaaaaacgcGTTTGCTtggtcaaaaataactttttccatGACACACTGATAgtaaaatgggcacacatttCAATGCATAAAATGTCTTTGAGTGAAACCAATAGGGTTAGAAATaggactcgacaagctttccaacgctttGAACCATGCcaaaatccgagttcgggagtgtccggggtgACCCCGCGAAGTTCAGTGTGTTGAGCTGTCTCGAAAAACCGCGCCGCATTTAAAACGCGGTGCGGCATttcagaaaatttcaaaaaattgctcCATCGCACGGATTTTAATATACAGCATGGCATTTCTCTTTATGTCGCGCGACGTTTTAGGAAAAAATTCTGATAGTTGCAGAAAGTAGTCATCCACGCCTGCAGATGCAGATAATAAGTTTTATCCGGCCTAGAAGCCACCTCCCCTCTTTGTATTGATCATCCTTGGctctcttgcctataaatacaccccttcTAGTTGAGAAGGACCCCTTCAACTCCAAAGAAAGTTACTGTGCCATTTTCTagactctcactctcactctctctctaaaaatacccccattcttcttctccttttaaGTTCAGTAAACTACTGACTTAGGAGGACCTCCACCTCAAAACGTCCAAACAACCTCACATCCTTCAATCCCCATTCAAGca contains the following coding sequences:
- the LOC131329657 gene encoding uncharacterized protein LOC131329657, which translates into the protein MQNQPPRLPQGFIRDISMIQCYNCQAMGHYSLDCPKPQWERPRVNGSQPPQQFGQTGFANQNHGGPEHQNNKQFQPQQHNWKGKQPMETQQNARGCVFALQAEQEEQDLTCVQALFDSGPSPSFISTACVSALGLEIEPLKSSMMVASPLGGKLAVNLICKGREIEVADLRLSYDFRGIDMADFDIILGMDWLSSHRVVIDCHQKMVTAYTPDGTCIKFKGNRQTPKSTTRRTRWQYQLFGWLASLKLEKTDQMELGLPHIVYEYADVFPEELPGLPPQ